From a region of the Acinetobacter larvae genome:
- the ybgC gene encoding tol-pal system-associated acyl-CoA thioesterase, which produces MANKFEFQIRVYIEDTDAGGIVYHANHIRFMERARTEWLRASGISHYWHQQDYNFVVHKIAVKYHRPILMDDLITVTTSVVSCKSTSFVLQQNIYRGEIMLASGEVELACISAEMRPCRIPNEISDLIHKELAHA; this is translated from the coding sequence ATGGCCAATAAATTCGAATTCCAAATCCGTGTTTATATTGAAGATACTGACGCCGGCGGCATCGTTTATCATGCCAACCATATCCGCTTTATGGAACGTGCGCGTACAGAATGGCTGCGTGCTTCAGGGATTTCTCATTATTGGCATCAACAAGATTACAACTTCGTTGTTCATAAAATAGCTGTTAAATATCATCGTCCTATACTCATGGATGATTTAATTACTGTAACGACAAGTGTAGTTTCGTGTAAATCTACATCTTTTGTATTGCAACAAAATATTTATCGTGGTGAAATCATGCTTGCTTCTGGTGAGGTCGAGTTGGCATGTATTAGTGCAGAAATGAGACCTTGCAGAATTCCAAACGAAATCAGTGACCTAATCCACAAAGAATTAGCTCACGCCTAA
- a CDS encoding TrmH family RNA methyltransferase, protein MSVQFIASKDNPKIKHLRALIQQAAYRKKQQQTVLEGTHLCLAWLEQHSHLHALYTTEHALTHADFEKIQQHYNGHIFVISEALYKELSTLGTSIACMAVIDIPRHQHAFDPQADTLILENIQDPGNVGTLLRSAAAAGIQQILTTTGSAALWSPRVLRAGMGAHFALQCYEHIALEVALAQFKIPVYVTSLEQAQSLYSLDLSRACVWILGNEGQGVSDYALAHAQAVTIPQPGGQESLNVAIAGSVCMFEMVRQRL, encoded by the coding sequence ATGTCTGTCCAATTTATCGCATCCAAAGATAATCCTAAAATTAAACATTTACGTGCGCTTATTCAACAAGCAGCCTATCGTAAAAAACAGCAGCAAACCGTACTCGAAGGCACCCATCTTTGCCTTGCTTGGCTCGAACAGCATTCTCATCTGCATGCTTTATATACTACCGAGCATGCTCTAACACATGCCGATTTTGAAAAAATACAACAACACTATAACGGTCATATCTTTGTTATCAGTGAAGCACTCTATAAAGAACTCAGTACCTTGGGCACCAGTATTGCCTGTATGGCAGTCATTGACATACCACGCCATCAACATGCTTTTGATCCCCAAGCAGACACCCTGATTTTAGAAAACATACAAGATCCCGGCAATGTCGGTACCTTGTTGCGTTCAGCAGCGGCAGCTGGCATTCAGCAAATTCTAACCACTACAGGCTCTGCAGCACTCTGGTCACCTCGGGTATTACGTGCGGGAATGGGTGCTCATTTTGCTTTACAGTGCTACGAGCATATCGCGCTTGAGGTCGCTTTGGCACAATTTAAAATCCCAGTCTATGTCACCAGTTTAGAGCAAGCCCAAAGTCTATATAGCCTAGATCTAAGCCGTGCCTGTGTTTGGATTTTGGGCAATGAAGGTCAAGGCGTTTCAGATTATGCTCTCGCCCATGCACAAGCAGTGACTATTCCACAACCTGGTGGTCAAGAATCACTAAACGTTGCCATAGCTGGCTCTGTTTGCATGTTTGAAATGGTCAGACAGCGCCTGTGA
- the ruvB gene encoding Holliday junction branch migration DNA helicase RuvB, whose product MTQDRIISATERPEDQFDRAIRPTSLADYIGQPIVREQMEIFIGAARGRGEALDHTLIFGPPGLGKTTLANIIAREMGGSLKSTSGPVLERAGDLAALLTNLEEGDVLFIDEIHRLSPVIEEILYPAMEDYQLDIMIGEGPAARSIKLDLPPFTLVAATTRAGLLTSPLRDRFGIVQRLEFYSVEDLTHIVGRSAGLMDVPMTADGAAEIARRARGTPRIANRLLRRVRDYAQVKGTGEVTQDMAQRALDMLNVDKSGLDTLDRRYLTLLLERFEGGPAGVEALAAAMAEDAGTLEDVIEPYLIQQGYAMRTARGRIATSQAYIQFGLTPPESKQVK is encoded by the coding sequence ATGACGCAAGATCGCATTATTAGTGCAACTGAACGCCCAGAAGATCAATTTGATCGAGCCATTCGTCCGACATCACTTGCCGATTACATTGGTCAGCCCATTGTGCGTGAACAAATGGAGATTTTTATCGGTGCAGCACGTGGTCGAGGCGAGGCTTTAGACCATACTTTAATTTTTGGTCCGCCCGGTTTAGGTAAAACCACGCTGGCCAATATCATTGCCCGTGAAATGGGTGGCAGCCTAAAATCGACTTCTGGCCCAGTGCTGGAGCGCGCCGGTGATCTTGCTGCACTACTCACCAATTTAGAAGAAGGTGACGTCCTCTTTATTGATGAAATCCATCGTTTATCTCCTGTCATTGAAGAAATTTTATATCCAGCCATGGAGGACTACCAACTGGATATTATGATTGGTGAAGGACCTGCAGCACGTTCTATCAAGCTTGATCTGCCGCCATTTACCTTAGTCGCTGCCACCACGCGCGCAGGCTTATTGACCTCCCCCTTGCGGGATCGTTTTGGTATCGTACAACGCTTAGAGTTTTATTCTGTCGAAGATCTCACGCATATTGTCGGTCGTTCGGCGGGCTTAATGGATGTGCCAATGACGGCTGATGGCGCCGCAGAAATCGCGCGACGGGCACGCGGTACACCACGCATCGCTAACCGATTATTGCGTCGTGTACGAGACTATGCCCAAGTCAAAGGCACAGGTGAAGTCACTCAAGATATGGCACAACGCGCTTTAGATATGTTGAATGTTGACAAATCTGGGCTAGATACGCTGGATCGCCGTTATTTAACTCTGTTGTTAGAACGTTTTGAGGGCGGACCTGCGGGCGTTGAAGCTTTGGCAGCAGCGATGGCAGAAGATGCGGGTACTTTGGAAGATGTGATTGAGCCCTATCTGATTCAGCAAGGCTATGCTATGCGGACTGCACGTGGACGTATTGCCACCAGCCAAGCCTATATACAGTTTGGTTTAACGCCGCCTGAGAGCAAACAAGTCAAGTAA
- a CDS encoding NF038105 family protein, with the protein MTIKKFEPMPSANEEIDMRDIDEEHIKAAWKDYEAKPEYKKFNKHDLIESLQAPASEDGVSEQTQKS; encoded by the coding sequence ATGACAATTAAAAAATTTGAACCAATGCCAAGTGCAAATGAAGAAATTGATATGCGTGATATTGATGAAGAGCATATCAAGGCAGCATGGAAAGATTATGAGGCGAAGCCTGAATACAAAAAGTTTAACAAGCATGATTTGATTGAGTCTTTACAAGCACCAGCGTCTGAAGATGGTGTTTCAGAGCAAACTCAAAAGTCTTAA
- the pal gene encoding peptidoglycan-associated lipoprotein Pal: MQMLKYLTLPLLAVSLVMTGCASRKPAAEISTGVTGGNPGTTVSTDGLSEDAALNAQNLAGASAKGVTEANKAFLAKRVVHFGFDSSELSNEDYQTLQAHAQFLLANFNSKLALTGHTDERGTREYNMALGERRAKAVQSFLISNGVSPNQLEAVSYGKEMPVNPGHNEAAWKENRRVELNYEAVPPLLK; the protein is encoded by the coding sequence ATGCAAATGTTAAAATACCTTACTCTACCCTTACTTGCAGTTAGCCTGGTCATGACCGGTTGTGCAAGTCGTAAACCTGCAGCAGAAATTAGCACTGGGGTAACTGGGGGCAATCCGGGTACCACGGTCAGTACTGATGGCTTAAGCGAAGATGCAGCACTAAATGCGCAAAACCTCGCTGGTGCCTCAGCAAAAGGGGTGACTGAAGCCAATAAAGCGTTTTTGGCTAAACGAGTCGTACACTTTGGTTTCGATAGTAGTGAGTTATCAAACGAAGACTATCAAACACTACAAGCGCATGCACAGTTCTTGTTGGCAAACTTTAACTCTAAACTGGCATTGACAGGACATACCGATGAACGTGGTACTCGTGAATACAACATGGCGTTGGGTGAACGTCGTGCCAAAGCAGTACAAAGTTTCTTGATTAGTAATGGCGTTAGTCCAAATCAATTAGAAGCAGTCAGCTATGGTAAAGAAATGCCTGTCAACCCAGGTCATAATGAAGCAGCATGGAAAGAAAACCGCCGTGTAGAGCTTAACTATGAAGCAGTACCCCCGCTATTAAAATAA
- the tolA gene encoding cell envelope integrity protein TolA, which yields MKKDFKSPQQKEKAIAIGFTVAVHIVAISGLLLLGLSRPPVPPKQIKAILVNPEDLPPPEAIPLDEGAENTAPEMTEITEVAQSPEPQQPSAADLAAIQQLAQQKAQAEAQALQQKQHAAEQAKAQAEAQRKQAEAEQARQQALAKAKQAKNEAERQKAQAEAKRQAEAAQKAKLEAAAAEQKRKAAALEQQRKTAERAKLEAAEKAKREAAEKAKREAADKAKREAADKAKRDAAEKAKRDAADKAKRDAAEKAKREAADKAKRDAADKAKQDAADKAKRDAADKAKRDAADKAKREAADKAKRDAADKAKREAADKAKQDAAEKAKRDAAEKAKREAAEKAKRDAAEKKRLAEIEKEASAANKAAEAKQIANTAKRDFTNKIYAAWRMPSGASGKKASASITLSDSGQVLSVVVNSSDPDVKASVEQAVRSAAPFPMPKDPTARSQSRRFTANFTAK from the coding sequence ATGAAGAAAGATTTCAAGTCGCCACAGCAAAAAGAAAAAGCCATCGCCATTGGCTTTACTGTGGCGGTACATATTGTGGCGATTAGCGGCTTATTATTACTCGGTCTGAGTCGCCCTCCCGTACCGCCCAAACAGATCAAAGCGATTTTGGTCAATCCAGAAGATCTGCCTCCCCCTGAAGCCATTCCCTTAGATGAAGGCGCAGAGAATACTGCACCAGAAATGACTGAGATAACGGAAGTCGCACAAAGCCCTGAACCGCAACAGCCGAGTGCGGCAGATCTTGCCGCAATACAGCAATTGGCACAGCAAAAAGCGCAAGCTGAAGCACAAGCATTGCAACAAAAACAGCATGCTGCGGAACAAGCCAAAGCACAAGCCGAAGCACAACGTAAACAAGCTGAGGCTGAACAGGCACGACAACAAGCTTTGGCTAAAGCCAAACAAGCTAAAAATGAAGCTGAGCGTCAAAAAGCCCAAGCCGAGGCCAAACGCCAAGCGGAAGCAGCGCAAAAAGCCAAATTAGAAGCAGCAGCGGCTGAGCAAAAACGTAAAGCGGCGGCTTTAGAGCAACAACGTAAAACTGCTGAAAGGGCAAAACTTGAGGCGGCTGAGAAAGCCAAACGCGAAGCGGCTGAAAAAGCCAAACGCGAGGCGGCAGACAAAGCTAAACGCGAAGCGGCGGACAAAGCTAAACGTGATGCAGCTGAGAAAGCCAAACGTGACGCAGCGGACAAAGCCAAACGTGACGCAGCTGAGAAAGCCAAACGCGAGGCGGCGGACAAAGCTAAACGTGATGCAGCGGACAAAGCCAAACAAGATGCCGCAGACAAAGCCAAACGTGACGCGGCGGACAAAGCCAAACGTGACGCGGCGGACAAGGCCAAACGCGAGGCGGCGGACAAAGCCAAACGTGACGCCGCAGACAAAGCCAAGCGTGAGGCCGCGGACAAAGCCAAACAAGATGCGGCAGAGAAAGCTAAACGCGATGCCGCTGAGAAAGCTAAACGCGAGGCGGCGGAGAAAGCTAAACGCGATGCCGCTGAGAAAAAACGTCTGGCAGAGATTGAAAAAGAAGCCAGTGCAGCCAACAAAGCCGCAGAAGCTAAGCAAATCGCCAATACCGCCAAACGTGATTTTACCAATAAAATCTATGCAGCATGGCGTATGCCTTCTGGTGCAAGTGGTAAAAAAGCCAGTGCATCGATTACCTTATCTGACAGTGGTCAAGTCCTTAGTGTGGTGGTGAATTCATCTGATCCAGATGTAAAAGCCAGTGTTGAACAAGCTGTTCGATCGGCGGCACCCTTCCCGATGCCCAAAGACCCAACAGCACGGAGCCAATCACGGCGTTTTACCGCTAACTTTACTGCAAAATAA
- the tolB gene encoding Tol-Pal system beta propeller repeat protein TolB, whose amino-acid sequence MKMMSKHILALALLVSVSPLITTQTHAQLHLEIVKAAEQAPKIAILPFSNDQTIYPIVENDLNRSGRFSSASRNLPATASINQFNPEAWQAAGVPYVVVGDIKPNPDGSYAVHYQLYDVAKQKVLLNELLNVPQTRVRAAAHMISDTIYQALTGIQGDFSGRIAYVLRNPNTPQQRYTLQIADTDGEQPKTILSSRDPILSPAWTPDAKKIAYVSFETKRPAIYLQDLATGQREVLAKFVGLNGAPSFSPDGKSMLFTASMHGNPEVYKMDLATRQLQRMTNNSAIDTEARYAPDGKSFIFTSDRGGSVQIYRYAFADGSVKRLTFKGSFNARGTLSADGKYVALVHRPTGSNYKVAIQEINSGVTNILTPTSLDESPSFSPNGQMVVYATREGNRGLLSIMSTDGRFRMNLPSEQGEVREPAWAPK is encoded by the coding sequence ATGAAAATGATGTCTAAACATATACTCGCACTAGCACTCCTGGTCAGTGTTAGCCCACTCATTACCACGCAAACGCATGCGCAACTGCATTTAGAAATCGTTAAAGCTGCCGAACAAGCACCAAAAATTGCGATTCTCCCTTTTAGTAATGATCAGACAATTTACCCCATTGTCGAAAATGATCTAAATCGTTCGGGGCGTTTTAGCAGTGCTTCGCGTAATCTTCCTGCAACAGCAAGTATTAATCAATTTAATCCTGAAGCATGGCAAGCTGCTGGCGTTCCTTATGTAGTGGTCGGTGATATCAAACCGAATCCCGATGGTAGTTATGCAGTACATTACCAACTTTATGATGTCGCAAAACAAAAAGTTTTACTCAATGAGTTACTCAATGTGCCACAGACACGCGTACGTGCTGCAGCACATATGATCAGTGACACCATTTATCAAGCACTGACTGGCATTCAAGGTGACTTTAGTGGACGGATTGCTTATGTATTGCGTAACCCCAATACCCCACAACAACGTTATACCCTGCAAATTGCCGATACAGATGGTGAACAACCAAAAACTATTTTAAGTTCACGTGATCCAATCTTATCACCAGCATGGACACCAGATGCGAAGAAAATCGCGTATGTATCTTTTGAAACCAAACGCCCTGCTATTTATTTACAAGATTTAGCCACTGGACAACGTGAAGTTCTGGCTAAATTTGTAGGACTCAATGGTGCGCCAAGCTTTTCACCAGATGGCAAAAGCATGCTCTTTACTGCCTCAATGCATGGCAACCCTGAAGTCTATAAAATGGACTTGGCAACGCGTCAATTACAACGCATGACCAATAACAGTGCAATCGACACCGAAGCACGTTATGCACCAGATGGAAAATCATTTATTTTCACCTCTGACCGTGGCGGCTCAGTACAGATTTATCGTTATGCCTTTGCCGATGGCTCAGTTAAGCGTCTAACATTTAAAGGTTCATTCAATGCCCGCGGTACGCTCAGTGCCGATGGTAAATATGTCGCATTGGTACACCGCCCAACCGGAAGTAACTATAAAGTGGCTATCCAAGAAATCAACAGTGGTGTGACCAATATTCTTACCCCAACCAGTTTAGATGAATCACCAAGTTTCTCACCGAATGGGCAAATGGTTGTCTATGCAACACGTGAAGGAAATCGAGGATTATTATCCATCATGTCCACAGATGGTCGTTTCCGCATGAACTTGCCAAGTGAACAAGGTGAAGTTCGCGAACCTGCATGGGCGCCTAAATAA
- a CDS encoding class 1 fructose-bisphosphatase, translating into MSYRTLSQFLEQHGNSTPQLNNVLLGIAATCQKIDLALQQGALAGVLGSAEHENVQGETQKKLDVISNDYLIEALQNNPHVAGLASEELDEFTPAQHGGEYLVLFDPLDGSSNIDINMCVGTIFSILPSIHADAQAEDFLQAGHAQVAAGYVLYGPSTMLVLTLGQGVFAFTYDLKSQQFLLTSENIQVAADTKEFAINASNQRHWEAPVQRYIAELQAGKTGARGKDFNMRWVACMVGDIHRILCRSGIFLYPYDSKDPNKAGRLRLMYEANPMSLLIEQAGGAANTGRVRILDIQPTELHQRVPVVIGSKNEVDLVQSYHQ; encoded by the coding sequence ATGTCATATCGCACCCTTTCCCAGTTTCTAGAACAACACGGGAACAGCACCCCCCAACTCAACAATGTTCTACTCGGCATTGCAGCAACCTGTCAAAAAATTGACCTTGCCTTACAGCAAGGTGCCTTGGCTGGCGTATTGGGAAGTGCTGAGCACGAAAATGTGCAAGGTGAAACGCAAAAGAAATTAGATGTTATTTCCAATGACTATCTCATTGAGGCATTACAAAATAATCCACATGTTGCAGGTTTAGCATCAGAAGAACTCGATGAATTTACCCCAGCACAGCATGGTGGTGAATATCTGGTATTGTTTGATCCACTAGATGGGTCAAGCAACATCGACATCAATATGTGTGTCGGTACAATTTTTTCGATTTTACCTAGCATCCATGCAGATGCGCAGGCAGAAGACTTTTTACAAGCAGGCCATGCCCAAGTTGCAGCGGGTTACGTGCTCTATGGTCCATCCACCATGCTGGTATTGACCCTAGGACAAGGTGTTTTTGCATTTACCTATGACCTAAAAAGCCAACAATTTTTGTTAACCAGCGAAAATATTCAAGTGGCTGCTGACACCAAAGAATTTGCCATCAATGCATCCAATCAACGTCATTGGGAAGCCCCTGTACAACGCTATATCGCTGAATTACAGGCAGGTAAAACCGGAGCACGCGGCAAAGACTTTAATATGCGTTGGGTTGCTTGTATGGTCGGTGATATCCATCGTATTTTATGTCGTAGTGGTATATTTTTATATCCTTATGACAGCAAAGACCCCAATAAAGCCGGTCGTCTACGCTTAATGTATGAAGCAAACCCGATGAGCTTACTCATTGAACAAGCCGGTGGTGCTGCCAATACAGGTCGTGTTCGTATTTTAGATATTCAACCGACAGAATTACACCAACGTGTTCCTGTGGTGATTGGTTCTAAAAATGAAGTGGACTTAGTACAAAGCTATCATCAATAA
- the tolQ gene encoding protein TolQ, with the protein MATQLQSSLHISDLILQASPIVQLVMLILVLASLFSWYIIAKLHLSYKKARQGDEHFQKIFWSGAALSTLYNNAQLNSKRDGLEDIFYQGMAEYYKLDNAHATASAKINGTERLLGVGLSRDQGRLEQGLSALASIGSVAPYIGLFGTVWGIMNAFIGLAQVEQVTLATVAPGIAEALIATAIGLFAAIPAVLAFNHYTAKGEQIYAGRALFAEEMTALLQAQTVSQTQDVK; encoded by the coding sequence ATGGCAACACAACTTCAATCATCATTACATATTTCTGATCTTATTTTGCAAGCAAGCCCGATTGTTCAACTGGTGATGCTGATCTTAGTCCTCGCATCACTCTTCAGTTGGTATATCATTGCCAAACTACACCTCAGTTATAAAAAAGCCCGTCAAGGCGATGAACATTTTCAAAAAATATTTTGGTCTGGTGCAGCGTTATCTACCCTATATAACAATGCACAGCTCAACTCTAAACGTGATGGTTTAGAAGATATTTTCTACCAAGGCATGGCGGAGTATTACAAACTCGACAATGCCCATGCCACAGCAAGCGCTAAAATCAACGGTACCGAACGTCTGTTAGGGGTAGGTTTAAGTCGTGATCAAGGTCGTTTAGAGCAAGGTCTCAGCGCCTTGGCCAGCATTGGTTCTGTCGCACCATATATCGGCTTATTCGGTACAGTCTGGGGCATCATGAATGCCTTTATTGGACTTGCTCAAGTTGAGCAAGTGACTTTGGCAACCGTTGCACCAGGCATTGCCGAAGCATTGATTGCGACAGCAATTGGTTTATTCGCCGCAATTCCAGCGGTCTTAGCATTTAACCACTACACCGCCAAGGGTGAACAAATCTATGCTGGACGTGCTTTATTTGCTGAAGAAATGACAGCGTTATTACAAGCACAAACTGTGAGTCAAACACAGGATGTCAAATAA
- the tolR gene encoding protein TolR → MAIHRSGRFARIKKPLKSDMNVVPYIDVMLVLLVIFMVTAPMITTGIKVDLPQANSSNFESKESPAIVSLSQSGEIYLNYKDYPTDKALSQDELQQLLTQAQKDAAAKQQQLMVLVNGDKARPYGDVVALMSSLQDAGLSQVGLLTEPIK, encoded by the coding sequence ATGGCCATACATCGTTCTGGGCGTTTTGCACGCATTAAAAAGCCATTAAAAAGCGACATGAATGTCGTGCCTTATATTGATGTCATGCTGGTATTGCTGGTCATTTTCATGGTCACTGCGCCGATGATCACCACTGGCATTAAAGTTGACTTACCCCAAGCCAACAGCAGCAACTTTGAGTCCAAAGAATCTCCTGCGATTGTCTCTTTAAGCCAATCGGGCGAAATTTATCTCAATTATAAAGATTACCCGACCGACAAAGCGCTCAGTCAAGATGAGCTGCAACAGTTGCTGACACAAGCACAAAAAGATGCTGCTGCGAAACAACAACAGTTGATGGTCTTGGTCAATGGGGATAAAGCACGTCCTTATGGCGATGTGGTCGCGTTGATGTCCAGCCTACAAGATGCGGGTCTCAGCCAAGTTGGACTCCTCACGGAGCCGATCAAATAA